One genomic window of Medicago truncatula cultivar Jemalong A17 chromosome 1, MtrunA17r5.0-ANR, whole genome shotgun sequence includes the following:
- the LOC25485127 gene encoding protein GFS12 produces the protein MKEKSECFECLQLRINSDFSDQLVFNYAISNSPFPFGSSAILHITSSEDGEAPSGQFILQYMSSHHNNCFTNYVNQYILDSNENTKSDDLDVSHGGNGFTTCNHSGRFSCSRTISGIAPIACVGKSSYSILQQVANDFLSGLTEDHVLKSLDLFVEGKASGRDSTNFLSLIGFPSFEENNFPGSLRHPNIAPVLAILKTSGYTNMVLPKTQYNLESILHFNPNALKSDWHRRFLIYQLLSALLYLHGLGVSHGNICPSNIMLTDSLWSWLRLWNEPVLESKLTLQESESVKSKPAKIGCCNDGCHSNDLYADLKLSPLIDWHSSFHQWWKGELSNFEYLLILNRLAGRRWGDHTFHPVMPWVVDFSSKPDDNCDVGWRDLSKSKWRLAKGDEQLDFTYSTSEIPHHVSDECLSELAVCSYKARRLPLSVLRMAVRSVYEPNEYPSSMQRLYQWTPDECIPEFYCDPQIFSSVHDGMADLATPSWAESPEDFIKLHRDALESNRVSFQLHHWIDIIFGYKMSGEAAIVAKNVMLTQSESTMPRSTGRRQLFMRPHPIRHATAKITRNGSNKYAKVLTQTNEMQRETSLLSETAYLQELEQASAFSEHARHLNACYRYPLNQMKRKNISSLGDPTTGTFTKNISDVSFIDKNYRLPNKMNHISFLQHMKEEDEGFSGYPDLLLWRQKLSSSRLASEDIARDIFSVGCLLAELHLCRPLFDSISLEIYLEDGTLPGFLQELPPHVRILVEACIQKDWMRRPSAKILLDSPYFPKTIKSSYLFLAPLQLVAKDESRLHFAANLAKQGALRQMGTFATEMCATYCLPLIVNVASDTEAEWAYILLKELMKCLTAQTVKILILPTIQKILQNTGYLHLKVSLLQDSFVREIWNRVGKQAYLETIHPLVLSNLYISPDKNSAASASVLLIGSSEEIGVPITINQTILPLVHCFGKGLCVDGIDVLVRIGGIFGESFIVKQMLPLLKNVVRSFIDVSFVNKPDPVQSWSSLALIDCMMTLDGLVAFLTEEVIVKELLEDISCIHVGVLMQKHMEITVLQVAANTLFGICQRIGADLTALHILPKLKELFDELAFSQEISKGSTAVSRNSKVTKLKIGGDFQIESRMDLVLLLYTLFASLLGIEKLRQCCATWLLLEQLLLRRHNWKWEYAGESSRNSSESNIAKRPAIAQGFTSEYNPAKLLLNGVGWSIPQSQGSRGAKNLIQRRPFKVHQSLVVMQEGMSNQVNHEPWFWFPSPATNWDGPAFLGRVGIQKDDLPWKIRASVSYSIRAHHGAVRSLAVHQDESTVYTAGIGQGYKGTVMKWELSRTNCLSGYYGHEEVVNDICILSSSGRVASCDGTIHIWDSQTGKQISVFAESETESGHPTNHSASVPKITSDQANVLNLNTLSNGMLSSAFDSSLYTCMHLLDSAETLVVGTGNGSLRFIDVARGQKLHIWRGESNESSFHSLISAVCSSGSSKAQAGGISTSPSLIATGQSSGHCKLFDAKSGNVVASWRAHDGYVTKLASPEEHLLISSSLDRTLRVWDLRMNLPSQPIIFRGHSDGISSFSIWGQDVISISRNRIGLLSLSKSAIETDGQHQIIPQKLYVSSDNGMRSLSALSSISILPFSRLFLIGTEDGYLRICC, from the exons ATGAAGGAAAAGAGCGAATGCTTCGAGTGTCTTCAACTCAGAATCAACTCAGATTTCTCCGATCAACTCGTCTTCAATTATGCAATCTCCAACTCCCCTTTTCCTTTCGGATCCTCTGCTATTCTCCAT ATTACTAGTTCAGAAGATGGGGAAGCTCCAAGTGGTCAATTCATATTGCAGTACATGTCTAGCCATCACAACAACTGTTTTACCAATTATGT AAATCAATATATCTTGGATAGTAATGAAAACACCAAGAGTGATGATCTTGATGTCAGTCATGGTGGAAATGGATTTACGACTTGTAATCATTCTGGAAGGTTTTCTTGCTCGAGGACAATTTCTGGAATTGCACCGATTGCTTGTGTCGGAAAGTCTTCATATTCTATACTTCAACAGGTTGCCAATGATTTCTTGTCCGGGTTAACTGAAGATCATGTATTAAAATCACTTGATCTCTTCGTTGAAGGGAAAGCATCTGGACGAGACAGTACGAATTTCCTTAGTTTAATTGGGTTTCCGtcatttgaagaaaataattttcctGGCTCTTTGAGGCATCCAAACATAGCTCCTGTACTTGCAATTTTGAAAACATCTGGTTACACTAACATGGTGCTTCCAAAGACTCAATACAACTTAGAAAGTATTCTTCATTTCAACCCCAACGCCTTAAAGTCTGATTGGCATAGAAGGTTTCTTATATATCAGCTACTATCCGCCTTATTGTACTTGCATGGTTTAGGGGTTTCCCATGGTAATATATGTCCGTCCAATATCATGTTGACTGACTCGTTATGGTCTTGGCTTAGATTATGGAATGAACCTGTACTGGAATCTAAATTAACTTTGCAAGAGAGTGAAAGTGTAAAATCAAAACCTGCAAAAATAGGTTGTTGTAATGATGGTTGTCATTCGAATGATCTTTATGCTGATCTAAAGCTTTCTCCATTAATTGATTGGCATTCTAGCTTTCATCAGTGGTGGAAAGGAGAACTAAGTAATTTTGAGTATTTACTCATCTTAAACAGATTAGCAGGAAGGAGGTGGGGGGACCATACATTTCATCCAGTAATGCCTTGGGTTGTTGATTTTAGCTCAAAACCAGATGATAATTGTGATGTAGGGTGGCGAGACTTAAGCAAGAGCAAATGGCGCTTGGCAAAAGGTGATGAACAGTTGGATTTCACCTATTCAACATCTGAAATCCCTCATCATGTATCAGATGAATGTCTGTCTGAACTGGCTGTCTGCAGCTATAAAGCAAGAAGGTTGCCTCTAAGTGTTCTTCGAATGGCTGTTCGTTCAGTGTATGAACCTAATGAATATCCTTCCTCAATGCAGAGACTCTATCAATGGACGCCTGATGAATGCATTCCAGAGTTTTATTGTGACCCCCAAATTTTTAGCTCAGTACATGATGGTATGGCTGATTTGGCTACACCTTCTTGGGCAGAGAGCCCTGAGGATTTCATTAAATTGCATCGTGATGCATTGGAAAGTAATAGGGTGTCGTTTCAACTACATCACTGGATAGATATAATCTTTGGGTACAAAATGTCTGGCGAGGCCGCAATTGTTGCCAAGAATGTTATGCTTACTCAATCAGAATCCACAATGCCAAGATCAACAGGACGTCGTCAGCTCTTTATGCGGCCACACCCTATTCGCCACGCCACTGCAAAAATAACACGTAATGGGTCTAATAAATATGCCAAAGTTTTGACCCAAACAAATGAAATGCAGCGAGAGACATCTCTTCTATCTGAAACTGCGTATCTACAAGAATTGGAACAAGCATCTGCATTTTCGGAACATGCTAGGCATTTGAATGCTTGCTACCGTTACCcattaaatcaaatgaaaaGGAAGAACATCTCATCCCTGGGAGATCCAACCACAGGGACATTCACTAAAAATATAAGCGATGTATCTTTCATTGACAAAAATTATCGGCTGCCGAATAAAATGAACCATATATCTTTTCTTCAACATATGAAAGAGGAAGATGAAGGCTTTTCAGGATATCCAGACTTGCTTCTCTGGAGGCAGAAATTGTCTTCTTCAAGACTTGCCTCTGAAGATATTGCAAGGGACATATTTTCTGTCGGCTGTCTCTTGGCAGAACTTCATCTTTGCAGACCGCTATTTGATTCAATCTCATTGGAAATATACTTGGAGGATGGAACATTACCAGGATTTCTGCAGGAACTACCTCCTCATGTTAGAATACTTGTTGAAGCATGCATCCAAAAGGATTGGATGAG gAGGCCATCGGCCAAAATTCTTCTGGATTCACCTTATTTTCCGAAAACAATCAAGTCCTCCTACTTGTTTCTTGCTCCACTTCAGCTTGTTGCTAAAGATGAATCTCGTCTTCATTTTGCTGCAAATCTTGCAAAGCAGGGAGCTCTCAGGCAAATGGGTACATTTGCAACTGAAATGTGTGCTACTTACTGCTTACCACTTATAGTGAATGTTGCGAGTGATACTGAAGCTGAATGGGCGTACATACTACTAAAGGAATTGATGAAATGCTTAACAGCACAAACAgtgaaaatattaatattgcCAACCATACAGAAAATTTTACAG AACACAGGTTATTTACATTTGAAGGTTTCCCTTTTACAAGATTCATTTGTGCGCGAAATATGGAACCGAGTTGGCAAACAGGCATACCTGGAAACTATTCACCCGTTGGTCTTATCAAACTTGTATATTTCTCCGGATAAAAATTCAGCTGCATCTGCTTCGGTGCTACTAATTGGTTCTAGTGAGGAGATTGGTGTACCAATTACCATAAATCAG ACTATTTTGCCCCTTGTTCACTGCTTTGGGAAAGGACTATGTGTAGATGGCATTGATGTGCTGGTCAGAATtg GGGGTATTTTTGGGGAATCCTTTATTGTTAAACAGATGCTACCATTACTGAAAAATGTTGTCCGATCATTCATTGACGTGTCATTCGTGAATAAGCCTGATCCTGTCCAGAGTTGGAGTTCTTTAGCACTTATTGATTGTATGATGACTTTAGATGGCCTTGTAGCTTTCTTGACAGAAGAAGTCATTGTAAAGGAGCTGCTTGaa GACATAAGTTGCATACACGTTGGGGTTCTTATGCAGAAACATATGGAAATTACTGTGCTTCAG GTTGCTGCTAATACTCTCTTTGGAATTTGTCAGCGGATTGGAGCAGATTTGACGGCATTGCATATTCTTCCAAAACTTAAAGAACTGTTTGATGAGCTTGCTTTCTCCCAGGAAATTTCTAAAGGTTCGACTGCTGTCAGCAGAAACTCGAAGGTTACCAAATTAAAAATTGGAGGGGACTTCCAAATTGAGAGTCGCATGGATCTAGT GTTGCTTCTCTATACCTTGTTTGCATCTCTTCTTGGGATAGAGAAACTTCGTCAATGTTGTGCTACATGGTTACTTCTTGAACAACTACTTCTACGCCGTCATAACTGGAAG TGGGAATATGCAGGAGAATCATCAAGAAATAGCTCAGAAAGTAACATTGCTAAAAGACCTGCAATTGCCCAGGGATTCACATCTGAATACAATCCAGCAAAGTTGTTGCTTAATGGGGTTGGATGGTCAATTCCACAATCCCAGGGAAGTAGAGGTGCCAAAAATTTGATTCAGAGAAGACCATTTAAAGTTCATCAAAGCCTAGTAGTAATGCAAGAAGGAATGTCAAACCAAGTGAACCATGAACCATGGTTTTGGTTCCCTAGTCCAGCCACCAACTGGGATGGGCCTGCATTTCTTGGGCGGGTGGGAATTCAAAAAGATGACCTTCCATGGAAAATCAGAGCATCTGTAAGCTACTCTATACGTGCCCATCATGGAGCGGTGAGGTCTCTGGCTGTTCATCAGGATGAATCTACCGTTTATACTGCGGGAATTGGCCAAGGATATAAAGGAACTGTTATGAAGTGGGAATTGAGCCGAACTAACTGTCTGTCCGGCTATTATGGCCATGAGGAG GTTGTAAACGATATTTGTATTTTATCATCTAGTGGAAGAGTGGCATCTTGTGACGGAACAATTCATATTTGGGATAGTCAAACAGGGAAGCAAATATCAGTATTTGCGGAGTCCGAAACGGAATCTGGCCATCCCACAAACCACTCAGCATCTGTGCCAAAAATTACCAGTGACCAGGCAAATGTCCTTAATTTGAATACTCTGTCAAATGGGATGCTGTCTAGTGCTTTTGATTCAAGCCTTTATACTTGTATGCATCTGTTAGACTCTGCTGAAACACTTGTAGTTGGCACTGGAAATGGTTCTCTCAG GTTCATTGATGTTGCTCGAGGTCAAAAGCTTCATATCTGGAGGGGGGAATCTAATGAATCTAGTTTTCATTCACTTATTTCTGCTGTATGTTCCTCTGGTTCTAGCAAGGCGCAGGCAGGTGGAATTTCCACCTCACCGTCTTTAATTGCAACTGGACAAAGTTCTGGTCACTGtaaattgtttgatgcaaagaGTGGAAATGTCGTTGCTTCTTGGCGTGCTCATGATGGATATGTAACAAAG TTGGCATCACCTGAGGAACATCTGCTTATTTCCAGCTCTCTGGACAGAACTTTACGAGTCTGGGACTTGAGAAT GAATTTGCCATCACAGCCCATTATTTTCAGAGGTCATTCAGATGGAATATCCAGTTTCTCCATTTGGGGCCAAGATGTTATTTCAATTTCCCGGAATAGGATTGGGCTTCTTTCCTTGTCTAAATCTGCCATTGAAACG GATGGGCAGCATCAGATTATCCCCCAGAAACTCTATGTTTCTTCAGATAACGGAATGAGAAGCTTGTCAGCGTTATCAAGTATCAGTATACTTCCTTTCTCTCGATTGTTTCTTATTGGAACAGAAGATGGTTATTTGAGAATTTGTTGTTAA
- the LOC25485128 gene encoding transmembrane emp24 domain-containing protein p24beta3, whose protein sequence is MMEKRNAKMWMALMCLVFIFVDRIESLSVTVQDVECLYEYVLYEGDTVSGNFVVVDHDIFWSSDHPGIDFTVTSPGGNVVQDIKGTSGDKFQFKAPVHGMYKFCFHNPYSTPETVSFYIHVGHIPSEHDLAKDEHLDPINVKIAELREALESVTAEQKYLRARDARHRHTNESTHKRVIFYTVGEYLLLAAVSALQVIYIRRLFSKSVAYNRV, encoded by the exons ATGATGGAAAAGAGAAACGCGAAGATGTGGATGGCGTTGATGTGTTTGGTGTTTATCTTCGTTGATCGCATTGAATCGTTATCTGTAACTGTGCAAGACGTTGAATGTCTCTATGAGTATGTGCTTTACGAAGGGGACACCGTTTCGGGGAATTTTGTTGTCGTTGACCATGATATTTTCTGGAGTTCCGATCACCCTGGCATTGATTTCACG GTAACATCTCCTGGAGGTAATGTTGTCCAAGATATCAAGGGGACATCTGGagacaaatttcaatttaaggCCCCAGTACACGGAATgtataaattttgttttcataaCCCATACTCAACACCTGAGACTGTTTCTTTCTATATCCATGTTGGTCATATTCCCTCTGAGCATGACCTTGCCAAAGATG AGCATTTGGACCCAATTAATGTTAAAATTGCTGAGCTTAGAGAGGCATTGGAATCTGTTACAGCTGAACAAAAGTACTTGAGAGCTCGAGATGCAAGGCATCGCCACA CAAACGAGAGTACACATAAGCGTGTTATCTTCTACACTGTTGGAGAGTACCTTCTGTTGGCTGCTGTTAGTGCACTGCAAGTCATATACATCAGACGCCTTTTCAGCAAGTCAGTGGCATACAACCGTGTTTGA
- the LOC25485130 gene encoding perakine reductase: MHPRFTGVNLEKNKIIYERINVLASKHACTPSQLALAWLLHQGNDIIPIPGTTKVKNFENNIGSLIVKLTEEDLKEISDAVPVAEIAGNLENHSLSQYSWKFATTPPK, encoded by the exons ATGCATCCCAGGTTCACTGGAGTAAATCTGGAAAAGAACAAGATAATCTATGAAAGAATCAATGTATTGGCTTCAAAGCATGCATGCACTCCTTCTCAATTAGCATTAGCATGGCTTCTGCATCAGGGAAATGACATAATCCCTATCCCCG GGACTACTAAAGTGAAGAACTTTGAAAACAACATTGGATCTCTGATTGTAAAGCTTACAGAAGAAGATTTGAAGGAAATTTCTGATGCTGTTCCTGTTGCGGAAATCGCTGGGAATCTAGAAAATCACAGTTTGTCGCAATATAGTTGGAAGTTTGCAACTACACCGCCAAAGTAA